A DNA window from Mytilus edulis chromosome 14, xbMytEdul2.2, whole genome shotgun sequence contains the following coding sequences:
- the LOC139503748 gene encoding catenin beta-like isoform X3 — protein MLKHAVVNLINYQDDADLATRAIPELTKLLNDEDQVVVSQAAMMVHQLSKKEASRHAIMNSPQMVAALVRAMNNTNDMETTRCAAGTLHNLSHHRQGLLAIFKSGGIPALVKLLSSPIESVLFYAITTLHNLLLHQDGSKMAVRLAGGLQKMVALLQRNNVKFLAITTDCLQILAYGNQESKLIILASGGPGELVRIMRSYTYEKLLWTTSRVLKVLSVCSSNKPAVVEAGGMQALAMHLAHQSQRLVQNCLWTLRNLSDAATKADNMETLLQMLVQLLSSNDLNMVTCSAGILSNMTCNNQRNKIIVSQVGGIEALVRTILQAGDREDITEPAVCALRHLTSRHPDSEMAQNAVRLHYGLPVLVKLLHPPSRWPLIKAVVGLIRNLALCPANHAPLREHGALPRIVHLLLRAHQDTQRRASISSNGQGSGYVDGVRMEDIVEGTVGALHILAREGHNRAVIRGLSCIPLFVQLLYSPIENIQRVAAGVLCELAADKEGAELIEQEGATAPLTELLHSRNEGVATYAAAVLFRMSEDKPQDYKKRLSVELTSSLFRGDQNMPWSEPPGFDDVAGGFGQDESYRDQMYQPPQHHGSQGSMHSGGDMRGGYDPQLPIDSMQGLDIGSQHGSNYGPLDNIPDLGPQSHHSGPDLNFENIESTLPPQHDGSHSWYDTDL, from the exons ATGCTGAAACATGCCGTTGTCAACCTTATAAACTATCAG gaTGATGCAGATTTAGCTACCAGAGCTATTCCTGAACTGACCAAGCTTCTTAACGATGAAGATCAAGTGGTGGTCAGTCAGGCCGCCATGATGGTCCACCAGTTGTCCAAGAAAGAGGCCAGTCGGCATGCCATCATGAATTCCCCACAGATGGTTGCAGCATTAGTACGAGCCATGAACAATACAAATGACATGGAAACCACCCGTTGTGCTGCTGGAACATTACATAATCTTTCACATCACCGCCAGGGATTACTCGCCATCTTCAAATCTGGTGGAATACCAGCTCTAGTCAAACTTTTAAG ttCACCCATTGAATCAGTTCTATTTTATGCTATCACAACATTGCACAATCTCCTGTTACATCAAGATGGTTCCAAGATGGCTGTCAGGCTTGCTGGGGGTCTACAGAAGATGGTGGCATTACTACAGAGAAACAATGTCAAGTTTCTTGCCATAACAACAGATTGTTTACAAATTCTAGCTTACGGAAACCAAGAAAGCAAG TTGATAATCCTTGCCAGTGGTGGTCCAGGAGAACTTGTTAGAATTATGAGATCTTATACCTACGAGAAACTGCTGTGGACAACATCTCGTGTCCTCAAAGTTTTATCTGTATGTTCAAGTAACAAACCTGCTGTCGTAGAAGCTG GTGGTATGCAAGCATTAGCTATGCATCTAGCCCATCAGAGTCAAAGATTAGTACAGAATTGTTTATGGACATTGAGAAATTTGTCTGATGCAGCCACTAAAGCA gaCAATATGGAAACACTCCTACAAATGTTGGTACAGCTTCTGTCATCCAACGATCTCAACATGGTTACCTGTTCTGCTGGTATCCTGTCGAACATGACTTGTAATAACCAACGTAATAAGATCATCGTGTCACAGGTCGGAGGTATCGAGGCTCTTGTCAGAACCATTCTACAGGCTGGAGATCGGGAAGACATCACTGAACCAGCT GTGTGTGCATTGCGTCATTTGACCAGTCGTCATCCAGATTCAGAGATGGCCCAGAATGCAGTGCGATTACATTATGGACTTCCTGTCCTTGTCAAACTGTTACATCCACCAAGCAGATGGCCATTGATCAAGGCTGTAGTTGGTCTGATCAGAAATCTGGCTTTGTGCCCAGCTAATCATGCACCACTGAGAGAACATGGTGCCCTGCCAAGAATTGTCCACCTTTTGTTGAGAGCCCACCAAGACACACAAAGG agAGCATCAATTTCGTCCAATGGTCAGGGATCTGGCTACGTTGATGGCGTTCGTATGGAGGATATTGTAGAAGGTACAGTAGGAGCTCTCCACATACTGGCCAGAGAAGGACACAACAGAGCAGTCATCAGAGGCTTGTCATGTATACCACTCTTTGTACAG CTGTTGTATTCACCTATTGAGAACATACAGAGAGTAGCCGCCGGAGTACTGTGTGAACTGGCTGCTGATAAGGAGGGAGCTGAGCTCATTGAACAAGAGGGAGCCACTGCTCCTCTTACAGAACTGTTACACTCCAGAAATGAAGGAGTTG CCACATATGCAGCAGCTGTTTTGTTCAGGATGTCTGAAGATAAACCACAAGATTATAAGAAACGTCTGTCTGTAGAACTGACTAGTTCCTTGTTTAGAGGAGACCAAAATATGCCATGGTCTGAG CCACCAGGATTTGATGATGTTGCTGGAGGTTTCGGACAGGATGAGTCTTACAGGGATCAGATGTATCAACCACCACAACACCATGGTAGTCAAGGCAGCATGCATAGTGGAGGGGACATGAGAGGAG GTTATGATCCTCAACTGCCCATTGATTCCATGCAAGGCCTAGATATTGGAAGTCAGCATGGCAGCAACTACGGTCCATTGGACAACATCCCAGACCTGGGCCCACAGTCTCATCATTCTGGACCAGATTTAAACTTTGAGAATATAGAATCAACACTGCCTCCTCAACATGACGGAAGCCATTCTTGGTACGATACAGATCTGTAG
- the LOC139503748 gene encoding catenin beta-like isoform X4: protein MLNHAVVNLINYQDDADLATRAIPELTKLLNDEDQVVVSQAAMMVHQLSKKEASRHAIMNSPQMVAALVRAMNNTNDMETTRCAAGTLHNLSHHRQGLLAIFKSGGIPALVKLLSSPIESVLFYAITTLHNLLLHQDGSKMAVRLAGGLQKMVALLQRNNVKFLAITTDCLQILAYGNQESKLIILASGGPGELVRIMRSYTYEKLLWTTSRVLKVLSVCSSNKPAVVEAGGMQALAMHLAHQSQRLVQNCLWTLRNLSDAATKADNMETLLQMLVQLLSSNDLNMVTCSAGILSNMTCNNQRNKIIVSQVGGIEALVRTILQAGDREDITEPAVCALRHLTSRHPDSEMAQNAVRLHYGLPVLVKLLHPPSRWPLIKAVVGLIRNLALCPANHAPLREHGALPRIVHLLLRAHQDTQRRASISSNGQGSGYVDGVRMEDIVEGTVGALHILAREGHNRAVIRGLSCIPLFVQLLYSPIENIQRVAAGVLCELAADKEGAELIEQEGATAPLTELLHSRNEGVATYAAAVLFRMSEDKPQDYKKRLSVELTSSLFRGDQNMPWSEPPGFDDVAGGFGQDESYRDQMYQPPQHHGSQGSMHSGGDMRGGYDPQLPIDSMQGLDIGSQHGSNYGPLDNIPDLGPQSHHSGPDLNFENIESTLPPQHDGSHSWYDTDL from the exons ATGCTGAATCATGCTGTTGTCAACCTTATAAACTATCAG gaTGATGCAGATTTAGCTACCAGAGCTATTCCTGAACTGACCAAGCTTCTTAACGATGAAGATCAAGTGGTGGTCAGTCAGGCCGCCATGATGGTCCACCAGTTGTCCAAGAAAGAGGCCAGTCGGCATGCCATCATGAATTCCCCACAGATGGTTGCAGCATTAGTACGAGCCATGAACAATACAAATGACATGGAAACCACCCGTTGTGCTGCTGGAACATTACATAATCTTTCACATCACCGCCAGGGATTACTCGCCATCTTCAAATCTGGTGGAATACCAGCTCTAGTCAAACTTTTAAG ttCACCCATTGAATCAGTTCTATTTTATGCTATCACAACATTGCACAATCTCCTGTTACATCAAGATGGTTCCAAGATGGCTGTCAGGCTTGCTGGGGGTCTACAGAAGATGGTGGCATTACTACAGAGAAACAATGTCAAGTTTCTTGCCATAACAACAGATTGTTTACAAATTCTAGCTTACGGAAACCAAGAAAGCAAG TTGATAATCCTTGCCAGTGGTGGTCCAGGAGAACTTGTTAGAATTATGAGATCTTATACCTACGAGAAACTGCTGTGGACAACATCTCGTGTCCTCAAAGTTTTATCTGTATGTTCAAGTAACAAACCTGCTGTCGTAGAAGCTG GTGGTATGCAAGCATTAGCTATGCATCTAGCCCATCAGAGTCAAAGATTAGTACAGAATTGTTTATGGACATTGAGAAATTTGTCTGATGCAGCCACTAAAGCA gaCAATATGGAAACACTCCTACAAATGTTGGTACAGCTTCTGTCATCCAACGATCTCAACATGGTTACCTGTTCTGCTGGTATCCTGTCGAACATGACTTGTAATAACCAACGTAATAAGATCATCGTGTCACAGGTCGGAGGTATCGAGGCTCTTGTCAGAACCATTCTACAGGCTGGAGATCGGGAAGACATCACTGAACCAGCT GTGTGTGCATTGCGTCATTTGACCAGTCGTCATCCAGATTCAGAGATGGCCCAGAATGCAGTGCGATTACATTATGGACTTCCTGTCCTTGTCAAACTGTTACATCCACCAAGCAGATGGCCATTGATCAAGGCTGTAGTTGGTCTGATCAGAAATCTGGCTTTGTGCCCAGCTAATCATGCACCACTGAGAGAACATGGTGCCCTGCCAAGAATTGTCCACCTTTTGTTGAGAGCCCACCAAGACACACAAAGG agAGCATCAATTTCGTCCAATGGTCAGGGATCTGGCTACGTTGATGGCGTTCGTATGGAGGATATTGTAGAAGGTACAGTAGGAGCTCTCCACATACTGGCCAGAGAAGGACACAACAGAGCAGTCATCAGAGGCTTGTCATGTATACCACTCTTTGTACAG CTGTTGTATTCACCTATTGAGAACATACAGAGAGTAGCCGCCGGAGTACTGTGTGAACTGGCTGCTGATAAGGAGGGAGCTGAGCTCATTGAACAAGAGGGAGCCACTGCTCCTCTTACAGAACTGTTACACTCCAGAAATGAAGGAGTTG CCACATATGCAGCAGCTGTTTTGTTCAGGATGTCTGAAGATAAACCACAAGATTATAAGAAACGTCTGTCTGTAGAACTGACTAGTTCCTTGTTTAGAGGAGACCAAAATATGCCATGGTCTGAG CCACCAGGATTTGATGATGTTGCTGGAGGTTTCGGACAGGATGAGTCTTACAGGGATCAGATGTATCAACCACCACAACACCATGGTAGTCAAGGCAGCATGCATAGTGGAGGGGACATGAGAGGAG GTTATGATCCTCAACTGCCCATTGATTCCATGCAAGGCCTAGATATTGGAAGTCAGCATGGCAGCAACTACGGTCCATTGGACAACATCCCAGACCTGGGCCCACAGTCTCATCATTCTGGACCAGATTTAAACTTTGAGAATATAGAATCAACACTGCCTCCTCAACATGACGGAAGCCATTCTTGGTACGATACAGATCTGTAG
- the LOC139503748 gene encoding catenin beta-like isoform X2 — protein sequence MLKHAVVNLINYQDDADLATRAIPELTKLLNDEDQVVVSQAAMMVHQLSKKEASRHAIMNSPQMVAALVRAMNNTNDMETTRCAAGTLHNLSHHRQGLLAIFKSGGIPALVKLLSSPIESVLFYAITTLHNLLLHQDGSKMAVRLAGGLQKMVALLQRNNVKFLAITTDCLQILAYGNQESKLIILASGGPGELVRIMRSYTYEKLLWTTSRVLKVLSVCSSNKPAVVEAGGMQALAMHLAHQSQRLVQNCLWTLRNLSDAATKADNMETLLQMLVQLLSSNDLNMVTCSAGILSNMTCNNQRNKIIVSQVGGIEALVRTILQAGDREDITEPAVCALRHLTSRHPDSEMAQNAVRLHYGLPVLVKLLHPPSRWPLIKAVVGLIRNLALCPANHAPLREHGALPRIVHLLLRAHQDTQRRASISSNGQGSGYVDGVRMEDIVEGTVGALHILAREGHNRAVIRGLSCIPLFVQLLYSPIENIQRVAAGVLCELAADKEGAELIEQEGATAPLTELLHSRNEGVATYAAAVLFRMSEDKPQDYKKRLSVELTSSLFRGDQNMPWSEPPGFDDVAGGFGQDESYRDQMYQPPQHHGSQGSMHSGGDMRGGYDPQLPIDSMQGLDIGSQHGSNYGPLDNIPDLGPQSHHSGPDLNFENIESTLPPQHDGSHSWYDTDL from the exons ATGCTGAAACATGCTGTTGTCAACCTTATAAACTATCAG gaTGATGCAGATTTAGCTACCAGAGCTATTCCTGAACTGACCAAGCTTCTTAACGATGAAGATCAAGTGGTGGTCAGTCAGGCCGCCATGATGGTCCACCAGTTGTCCAAGAAAGAGGCCAGTCGGCATGCCATCATGAATTCCCCACAGATGGTTGCAGCATTAGTACGAGCCATGAACAATACAAATGACATGGAAACCACCCGTTGTGCTGCTGGAACATTACATAATCTTTCACATCACCGCCAGGGATTACTCGCCATCTTCAAATCTGGTGGAATACCAGCTCTAGTCAAACTTTTAAG ttCACCCATTGAATCAGTTCTATTTTATGCTATCACAACATTGCACAATCTCCTGTTACATCAAGATGGTTCCAAGATGGCTGTCAGGCTTGCTGGGGGTCTACAGAAGATGGTGGCATTACTACAGAGAAACAATGTCAAGTTTCTTGCCATAACAACAGATTGTTTACAAATTCTAGCTTACGGAAACCAAGAAAGCAAG TTGATAATCCTTGCCAGTGGTGGTCCAGGAGAACTTGTTAGAATTATGAGATCTTATACCTACGAGAAACTGCTGTGGACAACATCTCGTGTCCTCAAAGTTTTATCTGTATGTTCAAGTAACAAACCTGCTGTCGTAGAAGCTG GTGGTATGCAAGCATTAGCTATGCATCTAGCCCATCAGAGTCAAAGATTAGTACAGAATTGTTTATGGACATTGAGAAATTTGTCTGATGCAGCCACTAAAGCA gaCAATATGGAAACACTCCTACAAATGTTGGTACAGCTTCTGTCATCCAACGATCTCAACATGGTTACCTGTTCTGCTGGTATCCTGTCGAACATGACTTGTAATAACCAACGTAATAAGATCATCGTGTCACAGGTCGGAGGTATCGAGGCTCTTGTCAGAACCATTCTACAGGCTGGAGATCGGGAAGACATCACTGAACCAGCT GTGTGTGCATTGCGTCATTTGACCAGTCGTCATCCAGATTCAGAGATGGCCCAGAATGCAGTGCGATTACATTATGGACTTCCTGTCCTTGTCAAACTGTTACATCCACCAAGCAGATGGCCATTGATCAAGGCTGTAGTTGGTCTGATCAGAAATCTGGCTTTGTGCCCAGCTAATCATGCACCACTGAGAGAACATGGTGCCCTGCCAAGAATTGTCCACCTTTTGTTGAGAGCCCACCAAGACACACAAAGG agAGCATCAATTTCGTCCAATGGTCAGGGATCTGGCTACGTTGATGGCGTTCGTATGGAGGATATTGTAGAAGGTACAGTAGGAGCTCTCCACATACTGGCCAGAGAAGGACACAACAGAGCAGTCATCAGAGGCTTGTCATGTATACCACTCTTTGTACAG CTGTTGTATTCACCTATTGAGAACATACAGAGAGTAGCCGCCGGAGTACTGTGTGAACTGGCTGCTGATAAGGAGGGAGCTGAGCTCATTGAACAAGAGGGAGCCACTGCTCCTCTTACAGAACTGTTACACTCCAGAAATGAAGGAGTTG CCACATATGCAGCAGCTGTTTTGTTCAGGATGTCTGAAGATAAACCACAAGATTATAAGAAACGTCTGTCTGTAGAACTGACTAGTTCCTTGTTTAGAGGAGACCAAAATATGCCATGGTCTGAG CCACCAGGATTTGATGATGTTGCTGGAGGTTTCGGACAGGATGAGTCTTACAGGGATCAGATGTATCAACCACCACAACACCATGGTAGTCAAGGCAGCATGCATAGTGGAGGGGACATGAGAGGAG GTTATGATCCTCAACTGCCCATTGATTCCATGCAAGGCCTAGATATTGGAAGTCAGCATGGCAGCAACTACGGTCCATTGGACAACATCCCAGACCTGGGCCCACAGTCTCATCATTCTGGACCAGATTTAAACTTTGAGAATATAGAATCAACACTGCCTCCTCAACATGACGGAAGCCATTCTTGGTACGATACAGATCTGTAG
- the LOC139503748 gene encoding catenin beta-like isoform X1, whose product MSTYQINQNEGSNRNMSGGNNYMDLSDMPLDKNQQTMMWQQNQYMDSGIQSGATTNAPSISSKGNHHEPEDMNESGGDNMDTTRMMLDWAEQNYSNPQYTQDQVDEVNQQLNQTRSQRVRAAMFPETMEEGMAIPSTQMHPDQPTAVQRLAEPSQMLKHAVVNLINYQDDADLATRAIPELTKLLNDEDQVVVSQAAMMVHQLSKKEASRHAIMNSPQMVAALVRAMNNTNDMETTRCAAGTLHNLSHHRQGLLAIFKSGGIPALVKLLSSPIESVLFYAITTLHNLLLHQDGSKMAVRLAGGLQKMVALLQRNNVKFLAITTDCLQILAYGNQESKLIILASGGPGELVRIMRSYTYEKLLWTTSRVLKVLSVCSSNKPAVVEAGGMQALAMHLAHQSQRLVQNCLWTLRNLSDAATKADNMETLLQMLVQLLSSNDLNMVTCSAGILSNMTCNNQRNKIIVSQVGGIEALVRTILQAGDREDITEPAVCALRHLTSRHPDSEMAQNAVRLHYGLPVLVKLLHPPSRWPLIKAVVGLIRNLALCPANHAPLREHGALPRIVHLLLRAHQDTQRRASISSNGQGSGYVDGVRMEDIVEGTVGALHILAREGHNRAVIRGLSCIPLFVQLLYSPIENIQRVAAGVLCELAADKEGAELIEQEGATAPLTELLHSRNEGVATYAAAVLFRMSEDKPQDYKKRLSVELTSSLFRGDQNMPWSEPPGFDDVAGGFGQDESYRDQMYQPPQHHGSQGSMHSGGDMRGGYDPQLPIDSMQGLDIGSQHGSNYGPLDNIPDLGPQSHHSGPDLNFENIESTLPPQHDGSHSWYDTDL is encoded by the exons tgtcGGGAGGGAATAACTACATGGACCTGTCGGACATGCCGCTGGACAAAAACCAACAGACCATGATGTGGCAACAGAACCAATACATGGATTCTGGTATCCAGTCAGGAGCCACAACCAAT GCTCCTTCCATCAGCAGCAAAGGAAATCACCATGAACCAGAGGATATGAATGAATCAGGGGGAGATAACATGGACACAACCAGGATGATGTTAGACTGGGCCGAACAAAATTACAGCAATCCACAATATACACAGGATCAAGTCGATG AAGTTAACCAACAGTTAAACCAGACACGTTCACAGCGTGTGAGAGCAGCCATGTTCCCAGAAACCATGGAGGAAGGCATGGCTATACCATCAACACAAATGCACCCTGATCAACCAACGGCAGTGCAGAGATTGGCTGAACCATCTCAAATGCTGAAACATGCTGTTGTCAACCTTATAAACTATCAG gaTGATGCAGATTTAGCTACCAGAGCTATTCCTGAACTGACCAAGCTTCTTAACGATGAAGATCAAGTGGTGGTCAGTCAGGCCGCCATGATGGTCCACCAGTTGTCCAAGAAAGAGGCCAGTCGGCATGCCATCATGAATTCCCCACAGATGGTTGCAGCATTAGTACGAGCCATGAACAATACAAATGACATGGAAACCACCCGTTGTGCTGCTGGAACATTACATAATCTTTCACATCACCGCCAGGGATTACTCGCCATCTTCAAATCTGGTGGAATACCAGCTCTAGTCAAACTTTTAAG ttCACCCATTGAATCAGTTCTATTTTATGCTATCACAACATTGCACAATCTCCTGTTACATCAAGATGGTTCCAAGATGGCTGTCAGGCTTGCTGGGGGTCTACAGAAGATGGTGGCATTACTACAGAGAAACAATGTCAAGTTTCTTGCCATAACAACAGATTGTTTACAAATTCTAGCTTACGGAAACCAAGAAAGCAAG TTGATAATCCTTGCCAGTGGTGGTCCAGGAGAACTTGTTAGAATTATGAGATCTTATACCTACGAGAAACTGCTGTGGACAACATCTCGTGTCCTCAAAGTTTTATCTGTATGTTCAAGTAACAAACCTGCTGTCGTAGAAGCTG GTGGTATGCAAGCATTAGCTATGCATCTAGCCCATCAGAGTCAAAGATTAGTACAGAATTGTTTATGGACATTGAGAAATTTGTCTGATGCAGCCACTAAAGCA gaCAATATGGAAACACTCCTACAAATGTTGGTACAGCTTCTGTCATCCAACGATCTCAACATGGTTACCTGTTCTGCTGGTATCCTGTCGAACATGACTTGTAATAACCAACGTAATAAGATCATCGTGTCACAGGTCGGAGGTATCGAGGCTCTTGTCAGAACCATTCTACAGGCTGGAGATCGGGAAGACATCACTGAACCAGCT GTGTGTGCATTGCGTCATTTGACCAGTCGTCATCCAGATTCAGAGATGGCCCAGAATGCAGTGCGATTACATTATGGACTTCCTGTCCTTGTCAAACTGTTACATCCACCAAGCAGATGGCCATTGATCAAGGCTGTAGTTGGTCTGATCAGAAATCTGGCTTTGTGCCCAGCTAATCATGCACCACTGAGAGAACATGGTGCCCTGCCAAGAATTGTCCACCTTTTGTTGAGAGCCCACCAAGACACACAAAGG agAGCATCAATTTCGTCCAATGGTCAGGGATCTGGCTACGTTGATGGCGTTCGTATGGAGGATATTGTAGAAGGTACAGTAGGAGCTCTCCACATACTGGCCAGAGAAGGACACAACAGAGCAGTCATCAGAGGCTTGTCATGTATACCACTCTTTGTACAG CTGTTGTATTCACCTATTGAGAACATACAGAGAGTAGCCGCCGGAGTACTGTGTGAACTGGCTGCTGATAAGGAGGGAGCTGAGCTCATTGAACAAGAGGGAGCCACTGCTCCTCTTACAGAACTGTTACACTCCAGAAATGAAGGAGTTG CCACATATGCAGCAGCTGTTTTGTTCAGGATGTCTGAAGATAAACCACAAGATTATAAGAAACGTCTGTCTGTAGAACTGACTAGTTCCTTGTTTAGAGGAGACCAAAATATGCCATGGTCTGAG CCACCAGGATTTGATGATGTTGCTGGAGGTTTCGGACAGGATGAGTCTTACAGGGATCAGATGTATCAACCACCACAACACCATGGTAGTCAAGGCAGCATGCATAGTGGAGGGGACATGAGAGGAG GTTATGATCCTCAACTGCCCATTGATTCCATGCAAGGCCTAGATATTGGAAGTCAGCATGGCAGCAACTACGGTCCATTGGACAACATCCCAGACCTGGGCCCACAGTCTCATCATTCTGGACCAGATTTAAACTTTGAGAATATAGAATCAACACTGCCTCCTCAACATGACGGAAGCCATTCTTGGTACGATACAGATCTGTAG